The Psychrosphaera ytuae genome includes a region encoding these proteins:
- the speA gene encoding biosynthetic arginine decarboxylase: MNKSTVDKVRATYNVKHWSQGYFGINDQGNVYVSPNQIMKEHTANISDIAKLIKAKGLSLPALVRFPQIIHNRVENLCGAFNQAISDYSYENKYLLVYPIKVNQQREVVDSILASQTDKQVSQLGLEAGSKAELLAVLALAQKVSSVIVCNGYKDKEYIRLALIGEKLGHKVHIVLEKMSELEMILAEAKSLGVTPRLGIRIRLASQGKGKWQASGGEKSKFGLSASQVLKVINTLRSEEMLDALKLVHFHLGSQMANIRDVRLGVSEAARFYCELRKLGAAIDCMDVGGGLAVDYDGTRSQSHNSMNYSLAEYANNIVHTIGDTCRSYEEPMPLIISESGRALTAHHAVLISNVIGAESYVAEEIEPPLEDAPLILNNMWMSWQQLNKRIDDRALIEIYHDSQADIQEVHHQFALGLLTLEQRAWAEQVNLRVCYELNKLMDTKNRFHRPIIDDLTEKLADKFFVNFSLFQSLPDAWGIDQVFPVLPLSNLDRCDETRAVLLDITCDSDGAVDHYVDGQGIEKTLPVPSWKEGNEYLLGFFLVGAYQEILGDMHNLFGDTHSVVVLLDNEGQIEITEINEGDTVEDMLTYVHLEASKFKQTYSELVNNKLPNTEREDIFNELVAGLNGYTYLEDF, translated from the coding sequence ATGAACAAATCAACCGTTGATAAGGTCCGTGCTACTTACAATGTTAAGCATTGGAGTCAAGGTTACTTCGGTATCAATGATCAAGGTAATGTTTACGTCTCGCCAAATCAAATTATGAAAGAGCACACGGCAAATATTTCGGACATTGCAAAACTGATCAAAGCGAAGGGGTTGTCATTACCTGCATTAGTTCGATTTCCACAAATTATTCATAATCGCGTTGAGAACTTATGCGGCGCGTTTAATCAAGCCATTTCAGATTATAGTTATGAAAACAAGTATCTGCTTGTTTATCCAATAAAAGTCAATCAACAAAGAGAAGTGGTAGACAGTATTCTTGCCAGCCAAACTGACAAACAGGTGAGTCAACTGGGCCTCGAAGCTGGGAGCAAAGCTGAGCTATTGGCCGTATTGGCGCTAGCGCAAAAAGTCTCTTCAGTAATCGTGTGTAATGGATACAAAGACAAAGAGTATATTCGTTTAGCCTTAATTGGTGAAAAGCTAGGACATAAAGTTCACATTGTGTTGGAAAAGATGTCTGAGCTAGAAATGATCTTAGCTGAAGCAAAAAGCCTTGGGGTGACACCAAGACTAGGAATAAGAATCAGATTAGCGTCGCAAGGCAAAGGCAAATGGCAGGCAAGCGGCGGAGAAAAGTCGAAGTTTGGTTTGTCTGCGTCTCAGGTATTAAAGGTTATTAATACGCTGCGTAGCGAAGAAATGCTCGACGCGTTGAAACTTGTCCATTTTCATCTAGGCTCACAAATGGCGAATATTCGCGATGTGCGCTTAGGCGTTAGTGAAGCGGCTCGCTTTTATTGTGAATTAAGAAAACTAGGCGCAGCGATCGACTGCATGGACGTAGGTGGTGGTTTAGCAGTCGACTACGACGGAACCCGCAGTCAGTCTCATAATTCAATGAATTATAGCCTCGCGGAGTATGCTAATAACATAGTTCACACGATCGGAGATACGTGTCGTAGCTACGAAGAGCCAATGCCGTTAATTATCTCTGAGTCTGGGCGCGCGCTCACGGCTCATCATGCGGTACTAATTTCTAATGTTATTGGAGCTGAATCATACGTAGCTGAAGAAATTGAGCCACCTCTAGAAGATGCACCTCTTATTCTAAATAATATGTGGATGTCCTGGCAGCAGCTTAATAAGCGCATCGATGACAGAGCGCTCATTGAAATTTACCACGATAGCCAAGCCGATATTCAGGAGGTTCACCATCAATTTGCGTTAGGTTTATTGACGCTTGAGCAAAGAGCATGGGCCGAGCAGGTTAATTTAAGAGTTTGTTACGAACTGAACAAGTTAATGGATACGAAAAACCGCTTCCACCGTCCGATTATTGATGATTTAACGGAAAAGTTAGCAGACAAATTCTTCGTTAACTTTTCGTTATTTCAATCATTACCGGATGCGTGGGGAATCGATCAAGTATTTCCAGTATTGCCATTGTCCAATTTAGACCGCTGTGATGAAACAAGAGCTGTTCTGCTTGATATTACCTGTGATTCTGACGGTGCTGTTGATCATTACGTAGATGGCCAAGGTATAGAAAAAACGTTACCCGTTCCTAGTTGGAAAGAAGGGAATGAGTATTTACTCGGTTTTTTCTTGGTAGGAGCCTATCAAGAAATATTAGGGGACATGCATAATTTATTTGGTGACACACACAGTGTTGTTGTTCTGCTTGATAACGAAGGACAGATTGAAATCACAGAAATTAATGAAGGTGATACTGTCGAAGATATGCTGACCTATGTGCATTTAGAAGCAAGTAAATTCAAACAAACATACAGTGAATTGGTAAACAATAAATTACCAAATACTGAACGTGAAGATATTTTTAATGAATTAGTAGCCGGGTTAAACGGCTACACATATTTGGAGGACTTTTAA
- a CDS encoding OmpW/AlkL family protein produces MTKNRIYAALFTALTGLSVTTLPALAHQTDDMLVRIGATTVAPQDNSSNIFLAGGDLGFGVSVDSNTQLGLNFAYFITDRWNIEVLAATPFSHEVSVNTNPLGLGKLADVKHLPPTVTANYYFADTSSKLQPYAGVGLNYTVFFDENLTAENQEIGFSDLKLDNSFGFAGQIGADYQLDNGWFINGSVRYIAIDTKATFTLNNPTLGANNAPGSVSVDIDPIVYTLSIGMKL; encoded by the coding sequence ATGACAAAAAATCGTATTTATGCCGCTCTATTTACTGCCTTAACTGGACTATCAGTTACGACTCTTCCTGCTCTAGCTCATCAAACTGATGACATGCTAGTTCGCATTGGTGCAACAACCGTTGCTCCTCAAGACAATAGCTCGAATATATTCTTAGCTGGCGGTGATTTAGGTTTTGGTGTATCAGTAGACAGCAATACCCAACTAGGCCTCAACTTTGCTTACTTTATTACTGACAGATGGAACATCGAAGTACTTGCTGCAACGCCTTTTAGTCATGAAGTCAGTGTAAATACTAATCCACTTGGACTTGGGAAACTTGCAGACGTCAAACATTTACCACCTACGGTTACAGCAAACTACTATTTTGCTGATACCTCAAGCAAACTTCAGCCATACGCTGGTGTAGGCTTAAACTATACTGTATTTTTTGATGAAAACTTAACGGCTGAAAATCAAGAAATTGGCTTTTCTGACTTGAAGTTAGATAACTCATTTGGGTTTGCGGGCCAAATAGGCGCTGACTACCAGCTAGATAATGGTTGGTTTATTAATGGCTCAGTTCGTTATATCGCTATTGATACCAAAGCAACCTTCACACTCAACAATCCGACTCTTGGTGCAAATAATGCTCCCGGTTCTGTTAGTGTTGATATTGATCCTATTGTTTACACACTATCAATTGGCATGAAGCTATAA
- a CDS encoding DUF2986 domain-containing protein, with protein sequence MIYTLHPPLLTPHVAMNRRKKINETLKKKAKKMNAKRNPKKKEKYISKAEREKLAQLDSQQHNEED encoded by the coding sequence TTGATTTATACTCTTCACCCACCTCTTTTAACTCCTCATGTGGCTATGAATAGACGTAAAAAAATCAATGAGACGCTTAAGAAAAAAGCGAAAAAAATGAATGCAAAGCGCAATCCTAAAAAGAAAGAAAAATACATCTCCAAAGCGGAACGTGAAAAGTTAGCGCAACTGGATTCTCAGCAACACAATGAGGAAGACTAA
- a CDS encoding ligand-binding sensor domain-containing diguanylate cyclase has translation MDRVLFHITLILTLGVGIFSHSSVASNSTRFVTEKWSTESGLSHNTISAISQTDDKYVWFSSWEGVDRFNGHEFVNIENIYNVPVEDNAARSLTINQQGDLFVGGAKGQLLVRNSDGKWRELYRFKSQVNFITPSPLHYLVVATEDQQVYGLSRSGQLLNLTEQQPLSGVITGLSVYEDQVLISTTAGLFFVQDQTIDSVNSLQNTTINHIYVKEESVFLATEKGVLHVQNSDLSDSKWIIEDKNVLTFSVDRQGRFWCGTAKDGLIVYHPDGQVDHFNNSNHLLDNRVTTIFEDVDGSVWVGTVGGLTRFFETDFNAISKADGLPANFTRAVLEDHNGTMWLGTSNGLAQFDPNTDAIESQALLNQSILSLALSQSGDILAGSYTDGVFVRKKGRFEPYLTVANGLPSNQIRSIETRIPNQIWVGTSEGIAVVETSSNKVTQVIDQNQGLKNNAVAVVKIIKDTVWVGTSRGVNLIKKGQVVEKYNLAGIQPGHIFDFYYDEQADVVFIASDSGLYRYRYRDDSLARLPEFNYQNVAKFFTILKDEYNYLWLSSNVGIYRVERDILNAHLDGKLVELKYDVFEESEGLLSKQANGRSTPAGWLDTRGQVWFATSKGAARANTGDLATYKPVDAAIKFEAVSVDLALQDLSSDIVLQPDAKHLKVKFSSINLVSPKRTVYRVRLTGFQDEWDERGQTNTIEYTNLPPGRYLLEVSSSIAPYEWSVPKQMTIVKLPYWWQTNVFKVVSIFGLIFCLWLSLYWRSYRARLRQKILQQQVDEKTKALQIQSSKLLKANQEKSELLKQLVESSKVLKRLSNEDALTELLNRRAFSEKCEEWQTLADRHGAKYCIGFFDIDYFKSINDNWSHSAGDAALKSVADTLKNTLREQDIIARWGGEEFIVLFPETSLDTAFEMAEKLRKAVYIKDNEEIAEGLTITISGGVASSENAHNYEQVIHRADMALFESKQFGRNKINVFYPDAPEPGDSTKLSS, from the coding sequence ATGGACAGAGTATTATTTCACATCACACTAATTCTGACCCTTGGGGTTGGTATATTCAGTCATTCTTCTGTGGCGAGCAACAGCACTCGTTTTGTAACAGAAAAATGGTCGACCGAATCCGGCCTTTCTCATAATACTATTTCTGCAATTTCTCAAACGGACGACAAGTATGTGTGGTTTTCTTCGTGGGAAGGAGTCGACCGATTTAATGGTCATGAGTTTGTTAACATTGAAAACATTTATAACGTTCCGGTAGAAGATAATGCGGCGAGAAGTTTAACCATCAACCAGCAAGGTGACTTGTTTGTCGGCGGAGCAAAAGGACAGTTATTGGTTCGCAATTCAGATGGAAAGTGGCGTGAGTTATATCGGTTTAAGTCACAAGTTAACTTCATCACACCAAGCCCTCTACATTACTTAGTTGTAGCGACAGAAGACCAACAGGTTTATGGTTTGTCGAGGTCAGGGCAGTTGCTCAATTTAACAGAGCAGCAACCACTTTCTGGTGTCATCACGGGGCTCTCAGTCTATGAAGACCAGGTATTAATTAGTACCACTGCAGGGCTGTTTTTTGTCCAAGACCAAACTATTGACTCAGTTAACTCATTACAAAATACCACTATTAATCACATATATGTAAAAGAAGAAAGTGTCTTTTTGGCGACCGAAAAAGGCGTTTTACACGTTCAAAATTCCGATCTGTCAGACTCTAAATGGATCATCGAAGATAAGAATGTTTTGACCTTCAGTGTTGACCGCCAAGGCCGATTTTGGTGCGGAACGGCAAAGGACGGGTTAATTGTCTATCACCCAGACGGTCAAGTTGACCACTTTAATAACTCTAATCACTTACTAGATAACCGCGTCACCACTATCTTTGAAGATGTTGATGGCAGTGTATGGGTTGGTACAGTCGGCGGTTTAACCCGTTTTTTCGAAACCGATTTTAATGCTATTTCTAAGGCCGATGGACTTCCTGCTAACTTTACTCGAGCAGTATTGGAAGATCATAACGGTACCATGTGGTTAGGGACTTCTAACGGTCTTGCCCAGTTTGACCCAAATACAGATGCTATCGAATCTCAAGCACTGTTAAATCAATCAATACTGTCCCTAGCTCTGAGTCAGTCGGGAGACATATTAGCAGGGAGTTATACCGATGGGGTTTTTGTTCGGAAGAAAGGAAGGTTCGAGCCATATTTAACTGTTGCAAACGGGTTACCGTCCAATCAAATACGAAGTATAGAAACAAGGATCCCCAATCAGATTTGGGTTGGAACTTCAGAGGGCATAGCGGTAGTAGAGACTTCATCCAACAAAGTTACACAGGTAATTGATCAGAATCAGGGCCTAAAAAACAACGCTGTTGCGGTAGTAAAGATAATTAAAGATACGGTCTGGGTCGGAACTAGCCGAGGCGTTAATTTAATTAAAAAAGGTCAAGTGGTCGAAAAATACAATTTAGCTGGAATTCAACCCGGACATATTTTTGACTTTTATTACGATGAACAAGCGGACGTAGTATTTATTGCTTCTGATTCGGGGCTTTACCGTTATCGATATCGAGATGATTCACTGGCTCGATTGCCAGAGTTTAATTACCAAAACGTCGCCAAGTTTTTTACCATACTTAAAGATGAATACAACTATCTTTGGTTAAGTTCTAACGTTGGTATTTATCGTGTCGAAAGGGATATTTTAAATGCCCATTTAGACGGTAAATTAGTGGAACTAAAATATGATGTATTTGAAGAATCGGAAGGACTGCTCAGCAAACAGGCAAATGGTCGTTCAACTCCGGCCGGGTGGTTAGATACTCGTGGCCAAGTTTGGTTTGCAACATCTAAAGGGGCCGCCAGAGCTAATACTGGCGATTTAGCCACCTATAAGCCTGTCGATGCAGCGATAAAGTTTGAGGCGGTTAGTGTCGATTTAGCATTACAAGATCTATCTTCCGACATAGTGCTACAGCCCGATGCCAAGCACCTCAAAGTTAAATTTTCGAGTATTAATTTAGTCTCACCAAAAAGAACCGTGTACCGAGTGAGGTTGACTGGATTCCAAGATGAATGGGACGAACGCGGTCAAACAAACACCATTGAGTACACAAACTTACCCCCAGGACGTTATTTACTAGAAGTTTCTTCTTCTATTGCTCCATATGAATGGAGTGTTCCCAAACAGATGACAATCGTCAAATTACCTTATTGGTGGCAAACAAATGTTTTCAAGGTAGTCAGTATTTTTGGGCTAATCTTTTGTTTGTGGTTGTCGTTATATTGGCGCTCGTATCGAGCAAGGCTACGTCAGAAAATACTGCAACAACAAGTCGATGAAAAGACAAAGGCATTACAAATTCAGTCAAGTAAATTGTTAAAGGCCAATCAAGAAAAAAGTGAGTTACTCAAACAATTAGTTGAAAGCTCCAAGGTATTGAAACGATTGTCTAATGAAGATGCATTAACTGAATTATTGAATCGACGTGCCTTCAGTGAAAAATGTGAAGAGTGGCAAACGTTAGCCGATCGCCATGGGGCGAAATACTGCATTGGCTTTTTTGATATTGATTACTTTAAGAGTATTAACGATAACTGGTCGCATAGTGCAGGCGACGCCGCGTTAAAGTCGGTGGCAGATACACTTAAAAACACCCTTAGAGAGCAAGACATAATCGCAAGGTGGGGCGGTGAGGAATTTATTGTATTGTTCCCAGAAACTTCTCTCGACACGGCCTTTGAGATGGCCGAAAAACTAAGAAAAGCAGTTTACATCAAGGATAACGAAGAGATTGCAGAAGGACTCACGATTACCATAAGTGGTGGTGTCGCAAGTTCTGAAAATGCCCACAATTATGAGCAAGTTATTCACCGAGCGGATATGGCCCTGTTCGAGTCCAAACAGTTTGGCCGAAACAAGATAAACGTGTTTTATCCAGACGCTCCAGAGCCCGGAGACAGTACAAAGTTATCGAGCTAA
- the speB gene encoding agmatinase, whose translation MSILTSSVFNQIDNSIYSNAMTFLRSPLTLDPTKSNADVVILGLPFDMATSGRSGARMGPDAIRQASINLAWEGRRFPWDFKLAEVCSLADAGDLVFSAGDSEEFCARVEMASDEILSSGKSLLSLGGDHFVTLPLLRSHAKKFGKMALVHFDAHTDTYDNGSRYDHGTMFYHAPNEGLIEKENSVQIGIRTNYKQKGHGFNVINAMQANDMSVSDIVEQIKTTIGDLPVYLTFDIDCLDPAFAPGTGTPVCGGLTTDKVLKILNALQGINLVGMDVVEVAPAYDQSETTALAAATIGLDLLHLWATRNIK comes from the coding sequence ATGTCGATTTTAACCAGCAGTGTATTTAATCAGATTGATAATTCCATATACTCAAACGCGATGACTTTTTTGCGGTCTCCTCTGACATTAGATCCAACTAAAAGCAATGCCGATGTAGTGATATTAGGACTGCCCTTTGATATGGCTACTTCTGGTCGCTCCGGCGCAAGAATGGGGCCAGACGCCATTCGTCAAGCATCAATTAACCTAGCATGGGAAGGTCGACGTTTTCCTTGGGACTTTAAATTGGCGGAGGTGTGCAGTTTGGCGGATGCGGGCGATTTGGTCTTTTCGGCTGGAGACAGTGAAGAGTTTTGTGCGCGGGTGGAAATGGCATCTGATGAAATACTATCATCAGGTAAGAGCCTATTGAGTCTTGGCGGAGATCATTTTGTGACCTTGCCATTGTTGCGTTCTCACGCCAAAAAATTTGGAAAAATGGCGTTAGTTCATTTTGATGCACATACCGATACATATGACAATGGCAGTCGATACGACCATGGCACAATGTTCTACCATGCGCCAAACGAAGGCTTGATAGAAAAAGAAAATTCTGTGCAAATAGGCATTCGTACAAATTACAAACAAAAAGGTCATGGTTTTAATGTAATTAACGCTATGCAAGCAAATGACATGTCAGTAAGTGACATAGTTGAGCAAATTAAAACAACTATTGGTGACCTGCCGGTTTACTTAACCTTTGATATAGACTGTTTAGATCCTGCATTTGCTCCAGGTACTGGAACTCCTGTATGTGGTGGTCTAACAACAGATAAGGTACTTAAAATCCTTAACGCTTTACAGGGAATAAACTTGGTAGGCATGGATGTTGTTGAAGTAGCACCAGCTTATGATCAGAGTGAAACAACTGCACTAGCCGCGGCCACTATAGGGTTAGATTTATTACACTTATGGGCTACAAGAAACATTAAATAA
- a CDS encoding putative bifunctional diguanylate cyclase/phosphodiesterase: MHRLLKRQLRRHTDNDEIMTSQAGLLNAISDAYEQMDQEREIIERSLDLVSTELNQQNEALRTEVAKQQQAQEKLDTSLATLNAMFDATGEAIIVFSPTGRVVKYNILAQSLFGFPKHDGTLLPFVSLKYIYKQLEDPGEFAKHFKTVKLDPNADIFGQTKLLNGKTFEFHSSPQILGEKAVGRVWCFRDVSALKESAALIRKQAYYDALTGLPNRILLDDRLKHAIQYGERFDNKVAVLFIDLDDFKKVNDNAGHHAGDILLKEVTTRIQSCIREVDTLARLGGDEFVLVLESIQDTDIVSTICERIIIALSQSFNIFDNDYFISSSIGVSVYPQDGQTQQELMRKADMAMYRAKSLGKSNFQFFDDSLEASSQFHLYLENQLRSAIEKAQFSLVFQPKVCLKTQKVTAFEALIRWFDEGGNFVSPADFIPLAEQTGLIEKVGSWVLEATCQQIKSWKDLGLPLLPVAINVSPVEFNCQGLVDRFRQALEKYGIPGEMLEIEITESVFFEDMNKMSEILQKLRELGITVAVDDFGTGFSSLQYLHQLPIDVLKIDRSFIIDLEGNSHNEAIADTILTLARNLKLTVVAEGVETQASIDFLSERGCELAQGYFFYKPMQASDVTALLINH; the protein is encoded by the coding sequence ATGCATAGATTACTCAAACGTCAATTGCGCCGTCATACAGACAATGATGAGATAATGACTAGCCAGGCTGGTCTTCTAAATGCGATAAGTGATGCATATGAACAAATGGATCAAGAACGTGAGATTATTGAACGCTCGCTTGATCTCGTTTCGACAGAGCTTAATCAGCAAAATGAAGCGTTGCGAACCGAAGTCGCAAAACAACAACAAGCTCAAGAAAAGCTCGATACTTCGCTAGCGACTTTAAACGCGATGTTTGATGCTACAGGTGAGGCAATAATTGTTTTTAGCCCCACTGGGCGGGTAGTCAAATACAATATTTTAGCCCAATCTTTATTTGGCTTCCCAAAACACGATGGCACACTGCTGCCCTTTGTAAGTCTCAAATACATATACAAACAGCTAGAAGACCCTGGCGAGTTTGCTAAGCATTTTAAAACCGTCAAATTAGACCCCAATGCGGACATTTTTGGTCAAACCAAATTACTCAACGGCAAAACCTTTGAATTCCATTCTTCACCACAAATACTAGGTGAAAAAGCCGTTGGTCGAGTTTGGTGTTTTAGGGATGTATCAGCGCTGAAAGAGTCGGCAGCACTGATCCGCAAGCAAGCGTATTACGATGCTTTGACAGGGCTACCAAACAGAATATTGTTGGACGACAGGTTAAAGCATGCGATTCAGTATGGTGAGCGATTTGATAACAAAGTTGCGGTGTTGTTTATTGACTTGGATGATTTTAAAAAGGTCAATGACAATGCGGGTCATCATGCAGGAGATATCTTGCTAAAAGAGGTTACCACTCGTATTCAATCTTGCATACGAGAGGTCGATACTCTGGCTCGACTTGGTGGTGACGAGTTTGTTTTGGTATTAGAAAGTATCCAAGACACTGATATTGTCTCGACAATTTGTGAACGGATCATTATTGCTCTTTCTCAATCATTTAATATCTTTGATAACGATTATTTTATTTCTTCAAGTATTGGCGTCAGCGTTTATCCGCAAGATGGTCAAACCCAGCAAGAACTAATGCGCAAAGCTGATATGGCGATGTATCGGGCAAAGTCTCTCGGAAAGAGTAACTTTCAGTTTTTTGATGACTCCCTTGAAGCTTCTTCACAGTTCCACCTTTATCTTGAAAACCAACTTAGAAGCGCAATTGAAAAGGCTCAGTTCAGCTTAGTCTTTCAGCCTAAAGTGTGTTTAAAAACACAAAAAGTCACCGCATTTGAAGCCCTCATTCGCTGGTTTGATGAAGGTGGTAATTTTGTATCACCTGCTGATTTTATTCCGCTGGCTGAGCAAACAGGCTTGATAGAGAAAGTTGGCAGCTGGGTACTTGAAGCTACCTGTCAGCAAATTAAATCTTGGAAAGACTTGGGTTTACCTTTATTACCTGTCGCTATAAACGTTTCACCTGTTGAGTTTAATTGCCAAGGTTTGGTTGACCGATTCAGACAAGCACTTGAGAAGTATGGTATTCCGGGAGAAATGTTGGAAATCGAAATAACCGAATCGGTATTCTTTGAAGACATGAATAAGATGTCGGAGATATTGCAAAAGTTACGCGAACTGGGGATCACGGTGGCCGTCGATGACTTTGGCACCGGCTTTAGTTCGTTGCAGTATTTACACCAATTACCTATCGATGTTCTCAAAATTGACCGCTCGTTTATAATTGATTTAGAGGGGAATTCTCACAATGAAGCTATTGCTGATACGATTCTTACTCTGGCTCGTAATCTAAAGTTAACGGTTGTTGCAGAAGGCGTAGAGACTCAAGCTTCAATCGACTTTCTTAGCGAAAGAGGTTGTGAACTGGCTCAAGGGTACTTTTTTTATAAGCCTATGCAAGCATCCGATGTGACCGCTTTGTTGATTAATCATTGA
- a CDS encoding TonB-dependent receptor, protein MKRTPSVLVVAIGLVHSIALASDDTNQTAEQIAPILSAKQKSIEVITTTASRIEASTGSIPLALSVVGADALARKNAVHVEQALQLVAGANIHRGNGQEYLPSLRSPVLSGAGACGGLLTLEDGIPLRSSGFCNINELFESHTEQATRIEVLKGPGSPLYGSNAIHGVINVVTPDTTYSHFKAGLDLGSYGYKRTKLSTGTEFDNQGLGLAVTLTDDTGFRDDESVEQHKVSLRHRYDGQVYSVKSGLTYTNLDQQTAGFIEGFEAYKDEGTSQQNFDPDAFRQASALRAWSQINWTRGETTFSITPYVRNQDMTFFKHFLPGTPLEENNQTGVGILSLMHAEVNDNWQLEFGVDTDVTQGEFLQYQSNETEGSAFLKATVPTGKHYDYDVTQYSFASFLMSKWQYRGWRLELGGRLENVTYDYNNNMLVGRTKDNGEACGFGGCRYSRPESRKNDFSGFSPSFSLAYQIDQSHQVYTNVSKGYRVPQTAELYQLQRQQTVAELEEETVRSIEIGAKGYLSKGSYLLSFYKMNKANTIYRDSDFFTVSNGKTKHSGVELELDWQLTDSLTMRFAGAHSKHTYDADQYSGGQNINGNEIDTAPRNVATLGLDWQTTNSVSFGTSLRTVSRYFTDPENQHSYEGHNVVDAYAHWQFNPNLDVRLIIRNAFDARYAERADYTSFTGDRYFPGLPRRVTLTINYKAW, encoded by the coding sequence ATGAAAAGGACCCCTTCGGTGTTAGTAGTTGCGATTGGGCTTGTGCACTCAATAGCACTGGCAAGCGATGATACTAACCAGACTGCAGAGCAAATAGCACCAATACTCAGTGCAAAGCAAAAATCGATTGAAGTTATTACCACGACAGCATCTCGTATTGAAGCGAGCACAGGATCAATTCCATTAGCATTGTCTGTTGTAGGCGCAGACGCTTTAGCACGAAAAAATGCGGTTCATGTTGAACAAGCACTTCAGTTAGTTGCAGGTGCCAATATTCATCGTGGCAATGGACAAGAGTACTTACCCTCATTGCGTTCGCCGGTGCTGTCAGGTGCAGGCGCATGCGGCGGGCTACTTACTCTGGAGGATGGTATTCCTCTTCGCTCTTCTGGATTTTGTAATATCAACGAGCTGTTCGAATCACATACTGAACAAGCCACTCGAATAGAGGTGCTAAAGGGACCTGGTTCGCCATTATACGGCTCTAATGCCATCCACGGTGTGATCAATGTCGTCACTCCTGATACCACTTACTCACACTTCAAAGCGGGTTTGGACCTTGGTTCATATGGATATAAGCGCACTAAACTTTCAACCGGGACTGAGTTTGATAACCAAGGTCTGGGTCTAGCAGTTACTTTGACCGATGATACTGGCTTTAGGGATGATGAAAGTGTTGAACAACACAAGGTGTCTTTGCGCCATCGCTATGATGGCCAAGTTTATAGCGTTAAATCAGGTCTAACTTATACCAACCTAGATCAACAAACAGCGGGCTTTATAGAGGGATTTGAAGCGTATAAAGACGAAGGAACGTCACAGCAAAACTTTGACCCTGATGCGTTCCGTCAAGCATCTGCACTGCGTGCTTGGAGCCAAATCAATTGGACACGGGGTGAAACTACCTTTTCGATTACACCATATGTTCGCAATCAGGATATGACGTTCTTCAAACACTTTTTACCGGGGACGCCATTAGAAGAAAATAATCAAACTGGTGTTGGTATATTGTCATTAATGCACGCTGAAGTTAACGATAACTGGCAGTTGGAGTTTGGTGTCGATACGGATGTGACTCAAGGCGAATTTTTGCAATATCAGTCAAATGAAACAGAGGGCTCTGCGTTTCTTAAGGCTACGGTTCCAACAGGTAAACATTATGATTACGACGTAACTCAGTACTCTTTTGCCTCGTTTTTGATGTCGAAATGGCAATATCGGGGTTGGCGCTTAGAGCTAGGTGGACGACTTGAGAATGTTACCTACGACTACAATAACAATATGCTTGTTGGACGGACAAAAGACAATGGTGAGGCGTGTGGCTTTGGCGGATGCCGGTATAGTCGGCCAGAATCGAGAAAAAACGATTTTAGTGGTTTTTCTCCAAGTTTCTCTCTGGCATATCAAATCGATCAGAGCCACCAGGTGTATACCAACGTTAGTAAGGGATATCGGGTTCCTCAAACTGCAGAGTTATATCAACTGCAACGCCAGCAAACCGTTGCTGAGTTAGAGGAGGAAACCGTTCGAAGTATTGAAATAGGAGCTAAGGGGTACTTATCCAAGGGTAGTTATTTACTGTCTTTTTATAAGATGAACAAAGCTAATACTATTTATCGCGATAGTGACTTTTTTACCGTTAGTAATGGTAAAACCAAGCACTCGGGTGTCGAATTGGAATTGGATTGGCAACTAACCGACTCATTGACCATGCGTTTTGCTGGTGCGCATAGCAAACACACCTATGATGCGGATCAGTATAGTGGTGGGCAAAATATTAATGGCAATGAAATCGATACTGCCCCGCGCAATGTCGCTACACTTGGGTTGGATTGGCAAACAACTAATTCGGTTAGTTTTGGCACCAGCTTAAGAACCGTCAGTCGCTATTTTACTGATCCAGAAAACCAACACAGCTATGAAGGTCATAATGTAGTAGATGCATATGCGCATTGGCAATTCAACCCTAACCTTGATGTCAGGTTAATTATCCGCAATGCCTTTGATGCGCGCTACGCTGAGCGAGCTGACTATACTAGTTTTACTGGCGATCGTTATTTTCCTGGGTTGCCTCGTCGAGTTACATTGACTATCAACTACAAAGCTTGGTGA